One part of the Malus sylvestris chromosome 2, drMalSylv7.2, whole genome shotgun sequence genome encodes these proteins:
- the LOC126583162 gene encoding uncharacterized protein LOC126583162 yields MSNGEDYDSDAPEELTAEQGVQQDQELNKLQKEHKARVVREAKERRRQWAQKKTPKKTPKPSVSVQDASEPEANQESLGNGGMLPSNIVELLAAREKQKFLSDSEDEKTDSKSAKKKKKLKSSGVDTIILKETPAPQCLQNSLAFLEKRRMQVPRSSAVLNNSNQALRLLSSSGLLSKK; encoded by the exons ATGTCGAACGGAGAAGATTACGACTCGGACGCGCCGGAGGAGCTCACGGCCGAGCAG GGAGTACAACAAGACCAAGAACTTAACAAGCTCCAGAAAGAGCACAAAGCCAG GGTGGTTCGTGAAGCAAAAGAACGTCGTAGACAATGGGCCCAAAAGAAAACACCCAAGAAAACACCAAAGCCGTCTGTAAGTGTTCAAGATGCCTCTGAACCTGAAGCAAACCAAGAATCTTTGGGTAATGGAGGGATGCTTCCAAGCAACATCGTTGAGCTGCTTGCAGCTCGTGAGAA GCAAAAGTTCCTCTCGGACTCTGAGGATGAGAAGACCGACTCAAAGTCcgctaagaagaagaaaaagctaAAAAGCTCAGG GGTGGATACTATCATATTGAAGGAGACACCTGCCCCTCAATGCTTACAGAATTCCTTAGCGTTCTTGGAGAAAAGGAGAATGCAGGTACCTAGATCATCTGCAGTGTTGAACAACTCCAACCAAGCATTACGCCTCCTCTCTTCTTCGGGCTTGTTAAGTAAAAAGTGA
- the LOC126591427 gene encoding uncharacterized protein LOC126591427, with protein MFPSTAARRRLASVLRPWLREEPDLDLKLGVINSHAVARNLRFDTGALNELFDESAEFSFSEVTVEHLSVRFSNWLVPAFSIEFHGVNVELAAREEKNLKRKPREEYAEDVKKKKLSEIDPEGSALHGVFEKLVATSTPTKSFKDTLWNLLLKHCQLRVHDINVQVKVPILNDSLVCVFDVRDINADPQYLDHRCLLRGLFGALFLPLKESSFVIAGSSFEVGFKRENQLKNVLLLTDLCTCIRLNNFQLVDVNLQFPELHCTFSPDDIYWYSALGKLSSQESRSARNGVQLWKLAARSMDNLTSGSRWSLQKLVGLVCLWLRYANAYEQLLLAIGYSDDHSLKRSATRISQDKMFLASVKNQCKVIFDIEKQLPAEAIVQAWRIARHRAASNAQSTKDSLKKSSMITHFNFPLKILLVLACTWRVLCKIFHFIIHLLTFRKVLDKEPDNANLDIVSGGLCKDFCFIVIFGNVLITISHINEVQISVNKQLESHIGISCSDFLSFRLSVDSLFLKYVEDMCEQAVLISCGQLKVRSSSLSKASVREIISNVEEHWKERNDDFKNILWGEPAQTFPLSETYETAYADHAEGACASFLKTFLGDMWLNWKRSSKKFEKSEIRYFENPFLLCEIKNWTYPDLKNSESGFSKLFLTMGKLNLVLGCPSILSVSLLLKQMQHALCWTEDNGQSGVLPHSPRASNDSICTHYANRLEMALLKTLPEKHVQLGIFAAGPHIRMSLGKSFDGGSKDINHQVSQEDFHLAFDVHSIEAAVWPTSQFDLASFVAPLGADDVETKCLRLEKPLGVDKFKSDNGKYQSQGSVSLGFYLHVDGLDAYLIDSAGKKQSDILVLKPMTVWMSSLREYAHSFSTNFVALSAAFYGTAEGFTILSYTDEIYVFLQVLANLSSAMSYSFSRFAALSYSPFKFAIQEFAFPESENVETTVHGAPFNYSSFLVSFNGSFKLKSIDIILHKSRISGNLKSCIGTSDVSSSKKLADHDLPDCGIWISIHQTTADISSTEGKGKIISYLSEIQSIIFRYKNQKGESMDHSARGDLLQSLDCLYELSLSSCVFHLLLPLSQNNPSSGGVSNALGTSTSVGEIVHVENLPFTTDSESPNGQNCIFLQETEFASNIPPPDASHWLLINVTLGYIYMGRYSTKNVMNGDQLHKFVSSVYVGGEFQTICCGIQGGFLFLEIKALATFINCFASYRLCFANLVSGLRLSDEHIEEAAVSVDMTRQNNHCIDEYMQEAHCTSPHAKNTQMEAFILNLSQFSCALVIEDENGGMQEIVLEVDVQFKFQLENMRRKLIFDLSRLSILSRVFQEIVENEIQISQFSVNGACSSRDPGPEDEYSVPNSLPETFRLSHIVKHAGALMSVEMPLSDPLCLNEVWVGSGSISGFDITISLSQIQVLLSMMSSFSEVTKKEMVGESDRRHMSSGEEFKNSMETLVPNGAIVVIQDVHQHMYFTVEGEENKYSVAGAVHYSLVGERALFRVKYQNQGRWKSSVSWFSLISLYAKNGTGEPLRLNYRPGSGFVDLSRANDNRWALWRALSCEPENTDGDIDWEPNNQLVQKTFYLLNKKNDSAVAFVDGIPEFVPKPGNPFKLKVFHNVSVACDVKMDGYLGEASVTGPQHDALRDDGKTSARSGKLPCIDITFDNISLTVFHELVDTKNMFPLLRGCIDRTKLTVQILPSKTRVISTSTALLDYFDAQRNLWRELLHPVEICIFYRSSVQLQGSEAVSRVPVHIHCRTKELNVSLSELSMDILLFVIGKLHLAGPYSVKSTKIWANCCKVVNQSGLNLLCHFFDKQSVTVSKRQSASIILRRCSDLENKPSEIASVASIQLTDPSRSFMTKSIEVSLLDARVLASRTRITSLQDSRTYPGPFVVVDVSRKSEDGLSIVISPLTRIHNETGLPIKLRFRRAQQKEDEFASEVLNAGDTVDDSMAMFDGINLSGGEKKALMSLAVGDFLLSFRPEISDGLMNSKNPLIVEWSDDLKGGKAVRLSGIFDRLGYRVRNALFTESVKCSFSTAYCILKSDGASISNMHFLVQSIGRSVPVVEPNRSTDGLENSKLPVALQEQKDIYLLPTVRVSNLLHTEIHVFLSESDRCSTTGSDNNRNQSTVSCGSMVEFYANPSIIYFTVTLTAYNTSCKPVNSSDWVKKLLKQKSDVPCLDIDLEFGGGKHFASLRLSRGNRGTLEAAIFTSYSLRNDTEFTLYFFAPNKKPLSRDEVENYGSGIPPEVGLYLPPKSIGSWFLRPNKVSLKFLEDNASETLIDLDALSGLAEVSLEMEDGSGVKYITKLGVSTGPPLSKVVVPSQIVTMVPRHVVVNESEESIQVRQCYLQDDSVAMILISSKERAALQLRDGLSKKREFGLFEHIMRKHRKVNEDSLIYLQFRLHESELGWSGPICIASLGRFFLKFKKPCMDQVTAVESNVTEFAAVHVVEEGSSLVLRFHKPPNVSLPYRIENRLCDVSVTYYQKDSLEPEILGSESGTDYVWDDSTLPHKLVVRINDSLLLREINLDKVRAWKPFYKPRQHSGLASHLPLGKRSGGQGIDFGELNAREMVKVGYEVYADGPTRVLRFCEISRSHKGDKPFHSCQKIQLRVPQFTIHLLEQEKKDGDETGPSAYTPIVAARIGNINFDSLFTYEQKFCQICVQSLNLEHKWVGAPFAAMLRRHELDYNDSNDCVLKIVVVFLSTSSNVVQVKYSSIALQPMDLNLDEETLMKLVPFWRTSLSDSKSGQYYFDHLEIHPIKIYANFLPGDSYSSYSSAEETLRSLLHSVVKVPAIKNKVVELNGVMITHALITMRELVIKCAQHYSWYGMRAVYIAKGSPLLPPDFVSIFDDLASSSLDVFFDPSRGLKNLPGLTLGTFKLISKCIDGKGFSGTKRYFGDLGKSLRTAGTNVLFAAVTEISDSVLKGAEASGFNGVVTGFHQGILKLAMEPSLLGTALMEGGPDRKIKLDRSPAADELYIEGYLQAMLDTVYRQEYLRVRVIDNQVYLKNLPPNSSLIEEIMDRVKGFLVSKALLKGDPSAASRPLSRLRGENEWRLGPTVLTLCEHLFVSFAIRLLRKQANKFISNIKWKSEDTNPNAVVPASQPPKFVAGLKWGVGKFVLSGIVAYVDGRLCRCIPNPVARRIVSGFLLTFLDNSNNNNP; from the exons TCGAACACTTGAGCGTTCGGTTCTCGAACTGGCTCGTCCCTGCCTTCTCAATCGAATTTCATGGCGTCAATGTGGAACTAGCAGCTCG GGAGGAGAAAAATTTAAAGCGAAAACCGAGGGAGGAATATGCAgaagatgtgaagaagaagaagctttcGGAGATAGATCCCGAG GGTAGTGCTTTACATGGtgtttttgaaaagcttgtGGCCACTTCTACTCCAACAAAAAGTTTTAAAGACACCCTTTGGAATCTCTTACTGAAACACTGTCAGCTTCGAGTGCACGATATCAATGTACAAGTTAAGGTTCCCATCTTAAATGATTCACTTGTTTGTGTGTTCGACGTAAGAGATATCAATGCAGATCCTCAGTATCTTGATCACAGGTGTCTTCTTCGAGGTCTATTTGGTGCACTCTTTCTACCTTTGAAAGAGAGCTCTTTTGTTATAGCAGGCAGTAGTTTTGAGGTGGGGTTCAAGAGAGAAAATCAGCTCAAAAACGTGTTGTTATTGACTGATTTGTGCACTTGCATTAGATTAAATAATTTTCAGCTCGTGGATGTAAATCTTCAATTTCCAGAATTACATTGTACATTTTCTCCGGATGACATTTATTGGTATTCAGCATTGGGTAAATTGTCATCCCAAGAATCTCGATCTGCTAGAAATGGTGTCCAACTATGGAAACTAGCTGCAAGAAGTATGGACAACTTGACTTCAGGTTCTAGGTGGTCGTTGCAAAAATTAGTTGGTCTTGTTTGTTTATGGCTACGTTATGCTAATGCTTACGAGCAGTTATTGTTAGCAATTGGATATTCTGATGATCACTCATTGAAGAGATCAGCTACTAGAATTTCTCAGGACAAGATGTTTTTGGCTTCTGTAAAGAACCAATGCAAGGTGATTTTTGATATAGAGAAACAGTTGCCGGCTGAAGCCATTGTACAGGCATGGAGAATCGCCCGTCATAGAGCAGCATCAAATGCTCAATCTACCAAAGATAGTTTAAAAAAATCCTCCATGATTACTCACTTCAACTTCCCTCTCAAGATCCTTCTGGTACTAGCCTGTACCTGGAGAGTTCTGTGCAAGATATTCCACTTTATCATACACTTGTTAACTTTTAGGAAAGTATTGGACAAAGAGCCAGACAATGCAAATTTGGATATTGTTTCTGGAGGTCTGTGTAAAGATTTTTGCTTCATCGTGATCTTTGGAAATGTTCTAATCACTATTTCTCATATAAATGAAGTTCAAATCTCAGTAAATAAACAATTAGAATCACATATTGGAATCTCTTGTTCAGATTTCCTATCATTTCGTCTTTCAGTTGATTCGCTGTTCTTAAAATATGTAGAAGACATGTGTGAACAGGCTGTACTTATATCATGTGGGCAGTTGAAGGTTAGATCCTCATCTCTTTCGAAAGCTTCTGTTagagaaatcatttcaaatgTGGAAGAACATTGGAAGGAGAGAAATGATGATTTCAAGAATATTTTGTGGGGTGAGCCAGCACAAACTTTTCCCCTTTCAGAAACTTACGAAACTGCTTATGCTGATCATGCGGAAGGTGCTTGTGCCTcatttttgaaaacatttcttGGAGACATGTGGTTGAACTGGAAAAGATCCagcaaaaaatttgaaaaaagtgAGATTCGGTACTTTGAAAACCCATTCCTTCTCTGTGAAATTAAAAACTGGACATATCCAGACCTCAAAAACTCGGAGTCTGGGTTTTCGAAGTTGTTTTTGACCATGGGAAAGTTGAATCTAGTTTTGGGATGTCCCTCCATACTATCAGTATCTCTGCTCTTAAAGCAAATGCAACATGCTCTATGCTGGACGGAGGACAATGGTCAGTCAGGGGTTCTGCCACATTCTCCAAGAGCTAGTAATGATAGCATTTGCACGCACTATGCTAATAGATTGGAAATGGCATTGCTTAAGACGCTTCCAGAGAAACATGTTCAACTAGGTATATTTGCAGCTGGTCCTCACATCCGTATGTCATTGGGAAAGAGTTTTGATGGTGGCAGCAAAGACATAAATCATCAAGTGAGTCAGGAGGATTTTCACCTTGCATTTGATGTGCACAGCATAGAGGCTGCAGTATGGCCAACCTCACAATTTGATCTGGCATCATTTGTTGCACCCTTAGGAGCTGATGATGTAGAAACAAAGTGCCTCAGGTTGGAGAAGCCTCTTGGAGTTGATAAATTTAAATCAGATAATGGAAAGTATCAATCTCAGGGGTCAGTTTCTCTTGGTTTTTATTTACACGTTGATGGTTTAGATGCTTACCTGATCGACTCAGCAGGAAAAAAACAAAGTGACATTTTAGTTCTGAAGCCAATGACCGTGTGGATGTCATCCTTAAG GGAGTATGCTCATTCATTTAGCACAAATTTTGTTGCTCTCTCAGCAGCTTTCTATGGGACAGCTGAAGGATTCACTATTTTGTCATATACAGATGAGATTTATGTTTTCCTTCAG GTGCTTGCCAATTTATCTTCTGCAATGTCATATTCATTTAGCAGATTTGCAGCTCTAAGTTACTCGCCTTTCAAGTTTGCAATACAAGAATTTGCTTTTCCTGAATCTGAGAATGTGGAGACAACTGTACATGGAGCTCCCTTCAATTATAGCAGTTTCCTAGTTTCATTTAATGGGTCCTTCAAACTCAAGTCTATCGatatcattcttcacaagtCAAGGATCAGTGGTAATCTGAAGAGTTGTATAGGAACCTCTGATGTTTCAAGTAGCAAAAAGTTAGCTGATCATGACTTGCCTGACTGTGGCATTTGGATATCAATTCACCAAACAACTGCTGATATATCTTCAACAGaaggaaaagggaaaattatttcttatttatcaGAAATCCAGTCAATAATTTTTAGATATAAGAATCAAAAAGGAGAAAGTATGGATCATTCTGCACGTGGTGATCTACTGCAATCTCTTGATTGCTTATATGAACTCTCACTTTCTAGTTGTGTATTTCATTTATTGCTGCCTCTCTCTCAGAATAACCCATCTTCAGGTGGTGTTAGCAATGCACTTGGTACCTCAACTTCTGTTGGTGAAATAGTGCACGTGGAAAATCTTCCATTCACCACTGATTCTGAAAGCCCAAATGGTCAGAACTGTATCTTTCTTCAGGAGACAGAATTTGCTTCAAATATTCCACCACCTGATGCAAGTCATTGGTTACTGATAAATGTAACATTGGGTTATATTTATATGGGAAGGTACTCGACAAAGAATGTTATGAATGGAGATCAATTACACAAGTTTGTGTCTTCAGTTTATGTTGGTGGTGAATTTCAGACAATCTGTTGCGGAATTCAG GGTGGTTTTCTGTTCCTTGAAATAAAAGCTTTGGCTACCTTCATCAACTGTTTTGCTTCATATCGTCTTTGTTTCGCAAATCTTGTATCTGGTTTACGATTGTCTGATGAACACATTGAAGAAGCTGCAGTTTCTGTGGATATGACCAGACAAAATAATCATTGTATCGACGAATATATGCAAGAGGCTCACTGTACATCTCCACATGCCAAGAACACACAAATGGAAGCTTTCATCTTAAATCTATCTCAGTTTTCTTGTGCTCTTGTGATTGAAGATGAAAATG GTGGTATGCAGGAAATTGTTCTTGAGGTTgatgtccagtttaagtttcAACTGGAAAACATGAGAAGAAAACTTATATTTGATCTTTCTCGCTTGTCAATACTTTCTAGGGTCTTTCAAGAAATTGTGGAAAATGAAATCCAAATTTCTCAATTTTCTGTTAATGGTGCATGTTCTTCAAGAGATCCTGGTCCAGAGGATGAGTATTCTGTACCTAATTCCCTGCCTGAGACCTTCCGTCTAAGTCATATCGTGAAGCATGCAGGTGCTCTCATGTCAGTTGAGATGCCTTTAAGTGATCCTTTGTGCTTGAATGAGGTTTGGGTTGGAAGTGGATCTATTTCAGGTTTCGATATCACAATATCCCTATCTCAAATACAG GTGCTTTTGTCTATGATGTCATCCTTCTCTGAGGTAACCAAAAAAGAGATGGTTGGTGAATCGGATAGAAGGCACATGTCCAGTGGCGAGGAATTCAAAAACAGTATGGAGACATTGGTTCCGAACG GTGCAATAGTGGTAATTCAAGATGTCCATCAGCACATGTATTTTACCGTTGAGGGGGAGGAGAATAAGTACAGTGTGGCGGGTGCAGTTCATTATTCTCTTGTTGGGGAAAGGGCTCTTTTCAGG GTCAAGTATCAAAATCAAGGGAGATGGAAGTCATCAGTTTCATGGTTCTCCTTGATATCATTGTACGCTAAGAATGGCACAGGGGAGCCATTGCGCTTGAATTACCGTCCAGGATCTGGTTTTGTTGACTTATCTCGCGCTAATGATAATAGGTGGGCACTTTGGAGAGCACTTTCTTGTGAGCCTGAAAATACTGATGGTGACATTGACTGGGAGCCCAACAATCAATTGGTTCAAAAGACATTTTACCTCTTGAACAAGAAGAATGACTCTGCTGTTGCTTTCGTAGATGGGATTCCAGAGTTTGTTCCGAAGCCTGGAAATCCATTCAAGTTGAAAGTGTTCCATAATGTTTCTGTAGCTTGTGACGTAAAGATGGATGGTTACCTTGGGGAGGCATCTGTAACTGGTCCGCAACATGATGCACTCAGGGATGACGGAAAAACTTCTGCAAGAAGTGGAAAGCTTCCTTGCATTGATATTACCTTTGACAATATTTCTTTGACCGTTTTCCATGAACTTGTAGATACAAAAAACATGTTTCCTCTCCTTCGTGGTTGCATTGACAGAACCAAACTTACTGTCCAAATTCTCCCTTCTAAAACCAGGGTGATAAGCACGTCAACTGCACTTCTAGATTACTTTGATGCACAAAGAAACTTATG GAGAGAGCTTCTCCACCCAGTTGAAATATGCATCTTCTATCGTTCTAGCGTCCAGCTTCAGGGATCTGAAGCTGTTTCACGAGTACCTGTTCATATTCACTGCAGAACTAAAGAG TTGAATGTATCCCTATCCGAGCTTTCAATGGACATACTTCTCTTTGTAATCGGGAAATTACATTTAGCTGGTCCTTATTCAGTGAAAAGTACTAAGATTTGGGCCAATTGCTGCAAG GTGGTGAACCAGTCAGGATTGAACCTTCTATGTCACTTCTTTGACAAGCAAAGTGTAACAGTTTCCAAAAGGCAGTCTGCATCCATTATTTTAAG AAGGTGCTCTGATTTGGAAAACAAACCTTCAGAAATTGCGTCAGTTGCATCAATCCAACTCACTGATCCTAGTAGATCTTTTATGACTAAATCAATTGAGGTCTCTCTTTTAGATGCTCGAGTACTTGCTTCGAGAACACGCATAACATCACTTCAGG ATTCAAGAACTTACCCTGGGccatttgttgttgttgatgtttcAAGGAAGTCCGAG GATGGGTTGTCAATTGTTATTTCTCCTCTGACAAGAATACATAATGAAACCGGACTGCCTATAAAGCTACGATTTCGACGAGCTCAGCAGAAGGAAGATGAGTTTGCTTCTGAGGTGCTAAATGCGGGTGATACAGTTGATGACTCCATGGCCATGTTTGATGGTATAAATCTGTCTGGTGGAGAAAAAAAGGCACTGATGTCTTTAGCTGTTG GTGACTTCTTGTTGTCTTTTAGACCTGAAATTTCAGATGGGTTAATGAATTCCAAGAATCCACTCATAGTGGAATGGTCAGATGATCTTAAAGGTGGAAAGGCAGTCCGTCTCTCTGGAATTTTTGATAGATTAGGTTACAGAGTGCGGAATGCTTTGTTTACTGAATCGGTGAAATGTTCCTTCAGCACTGCATATTGTATCCTTAAATCTGACGGAGCCAGTATTTCCAACATGCATTTTCTAGTTCAGAGTATTGGGAGAAGTGTTCCTGTTGTAGAACCTAATAGGTCTACGGATGGTCTTGAAAATAGCAAATTACCAGTTGCACTGCAAGAGCAAAAGGATATTTATCTTCTTCCTACTGTACGTGTATCCAATTTGTTGCACACCGAGATACATGTTTTCTTAAGTGAATCAG ATCGATGTTCCACTACTGGGTCTGACAACAACAGAAATCAGTCAACTGTGTCATGTGGTTCGATGGTTGAATTTTATGCGAATCCATCCATAATTTACTTTACCGTTACTTTGACTGCTTATAATACAAGCTGCAAACCAGTGAACAGTAGTGATTGGGTAAAAAAGTTGCTGAAGCAGAAGAGTGATGTCCCTTGTTTAGACATTGATCTGGAATTTGGTGGGGGAAAACATTTTGCTTCCTTAAGATTGTCTCGAGGGAACAGGGGCACGCTAGAG GCTGCTATTTTCACGTCATATTCCCTGAGAAATGATACAGAGTTTACCCTTTATTTCTTTGCCCCTAATAAGAAGCCTCTTTCTAG GGATGAAGTTGAGAACTATGGTTCTGGCATTCCTCCAGAGGTGGGATTATATTTGCCTCCAAAGTCAATTGGATCATGGTTTTTACG ACCCAACAAAGTGTCTCTCAAATTTCTGGAAGATAATGCATCAGAGACACTGATCGACTTGGATGCTTTATCGGGCCTTGCGGAAGTAAGCTTGGAAATGGAGGACGGATCTGGAGTCAAATATATTACAAAGCTTGGGGTTTCCACGGGACCACCTTTGAGTAAAGTGGTTGTTCCATCACAAATAGTAACGATGGTCCCAAGACATGTTGTAGTTAATGAATCAGAAGAAAGTATCCAAGTTCGTCAATGTTATTTACAG GATGACTCAGTAGCCATGATCCTCATAAGCAGTAAGGAGAGGGCAGCTCTCCAGCTTCGGGATGGATTGAGCAAGAAGAGAGAATTCGGTTTATTTGAGCATATTATGAGGAAGCACAGAAAAGTTAATGAAGATTCACTAATATATCTCCAGTTTCGGTTGCATGAGTCTGAATTAGGTTGGTCAGGGCCAATATGCATTGCTTCTCTGGGAAGATTTTTCCTCAAATTCAAAAAGCCTTGTATGGACCAAGTGACAGCAGTAGAAAGCAATGTAACAGAATTTGCTGCTGTTCATGTTGTGGAAGAGGGTTCTTCTCTTGTGTTACGCTTCCATAAACCTCCAAACGTCAGTCTACCATATCGAATAGAGAATCGCTTGTGTGATGTATCTGTAACTTACTACCAGAAG GATTCATTGGAGCCGGAGATTCTTGGATCTGAAAGTGGTACAGATTATGTCTGGGATGATTCGACTCTCCCTCATAAGTTGGTTGTCAGAATCAATG ATAGTCTTCTGCTACGTGAAATTAACTTGGATAAGGTGAGGGCATGGAAGCCTTTCTACAAACCAAGGCAACATAGTGGGTTGGCATCTCATTTACCATTGGGCAAGAGATCTGGAGGCCAGGGAATTGATTTTGGTGAGTTAAATGCCAGGGAGATGGTGAAGGTGGGGTATGAAGTATATGCAGACGGTCCAACTAGAGTTTTAAGATTTTGTGAGATTTCCAGGAGCCACAAGGGCGATAAACCATTTCATTCATGTCAGAAAATTCAACTAAGAGTTCCTCAATTTACAATCCACCTACTTGAACAGGAAAAAAAG GATGGAGATGAAACGGGACCTTCAGCTTATACACCAATCGTAGCTGCAAGAATTGGGAATATTAACTTTGATTCTCTCTTTACTTATGAGCAAAAGTTCTGCCAGATCTGTGTACag TCACTTAATCTGGAGCACAAGTGGGTGGGAGCTCCTTTTGCGGCAATGCTTCGTAGACATGAGTTAGACTACAATGATTCAAATGACTGTGTACTCAAAATTGTTGTTGTCTTCCTTTCAACTAGCTCCAATGTCGTACAAGTTAAATACTCATCTATTGCTCTGCAG ccaaTGGATTTAAATCTTGACGAGGAGACATTGATGAAACTCGTACCATTTTGGAGAACATCTCTTAGTGACTCGAAGAGTGGGCAATATTATTTTGACCATCTTGAGATCCACCCAATAAAG ATTTATGCAAACTTTCTTCCTGGGGACTCGTATTCAAGTTATAGCTCAGCTGAAGAGACTCTCAGGTCCTTACTGCACAGTGTAGTAAAG GTCCCTGCAATAAAGAATAAGGTTGTAGAGCTCAACGGCGTTATGATCACTCATGCTTTGATAACGATGCGTGAATTAGTTATCAAATGTGCACAACATTATTCATG GTATGGCATGAGGGCTGTCTATATTGCAAAAGGAAGTCCATTGCTTCCACCAGATTTTGTGTCGATTTTTGATGATCTGGCGTCATCCTCTCTTGATGTGTTTTTTGATCCTTCTCGTGGGTTAAAGAATCTCCCAGGTTTGACGTTAG GCACGTTCAAATTAATCAGTAAATGTATTGACGGCAAAGGGTTCTCGGGGACAAAACGCTATTTTGGTGATCTAGGAAAATCT TTGAGAACAGCTGGGACGAATGTACTCTTTGCTGCAGTCACAGAGATATCAGACTCTGTTTTGAAGGGTGCAGAAGCAAGTGGTTTTAACGGAGTG GTGACTGGCTTTCACCAAGGAATACTGAAATTGGCTATGGAGCCATCACTACTGGGGACTGCGTTGATGGAAGGTGGCCCAGATAGAAAGATTAAGCTTGACCGGAGTCCTGCGGCTGATGAG TTATATATTGAAGGATACTTACAAGCCATGTTGGACACTGTGTATCGACAGGAGTATCTGAGAGTCAGGGTCATTGACAATCAG gTTTACCTCAAAAACCTACCCCCAAACAGTTCCCTCATAGAGGAGATTATGGATCGGGTGAAGGGGTTTCTTGTGAGCAAGGCATTGCTAAAAGGAGATCCTTCAGCAGCATCTCGCCCGCTGAGTCGTCTTCGAGGTGAAAAT GAATGGAGGCTCGGACCAACGGTGCTTACGTTGTGCGAGCACCTGTTCGTAAGCTTCGCCATCCGGTTGCTAAGGAAGCAAGCAAACAAGTTCATCTCCAACATCAAGTGGAAATCCGAAGACACCAATCCTAATGCAGTTGTCCCAGCAAGCCAACCACCCAAGTTTGTTGCCGGCCTCAAATGGGGCGTCGGCAAGTTTGTTCTGTCAGGGATTGTAGCATATGTAGACGGTCGGTTGTGTCGCTGTATCCCTAACCCTGTGGCTCGCCGCATCGTCAGCGGCTTTCTGTTGACTTTCCTTGACAACAGTAACAATAACAATCCATGA